The following proteins are encoded in a genomic region of Chiroxiphia lanceolata isolate bChiLan1 chromosome 18, bChiLan1.pri, whole genome shotgun sequence:
- the CUX2 gene encoding homeobox protein cut-like 2 isoform X8, with the protein MHLDIRKGIHLLSPCSNTAAIPSCLFDDPAPVLEAARSLEDRLQQLQRLEPTPPPLKDLSRPWKKHTELGSTKERREGTSPAADGLDSRAPSTETSVQRNEAEKQKGLQEAQVTLASRLGEAEEKIKVLHAALKATQTELLELRCKYDEEAASKADEVAMIMTNLEKANQRAEVAQREVESLREQLAAVNSSLRLACCSPTGTAGQDKVNYSMCSGSRLEAALAAKDREILRLLKDIQHLQSSLQELEESSANQIAELEGQLAAKNEAIEKLEEKLQAQADYEEIKTELSILKAMKVASAGCSLPQASAVARANTLAGLCQPCRRCLHRPFPSRLGSLQSISKAEEALLLGKEAFYPSQKYLLEKPSLLANTEEDHSEDESGKDSLGMEQPYPSPHHAPSDEPVSPTPLPPLPGPGGAPDGPRTFSLSPFPGGERLSGDPKAPHCPLPTYKSESTAGGPFPSSFFGAKSSTVHPVPATNAASPPGENSEGSAGSSAEEEQLDTAEIAFQVKEQLLKHNIGQRVFGHYVLGLSQGSVSEILARPKPWHKLTVKGKEPFIKMKQFLSDEQNVLALRTIQVRQRGSITPRIRTPETGSDDAIKSILEQAKKEIESQKGGEPKAPSASQAVANGAGGSSSEDAIKSILEQARREMQAQQQALLDMESGGSGRPADPAPAERSTLATVSQNVTPAYVKQEEGSGASPGPPQTPLAVLSPAAFVQSIIRKVKSEIGDAGSYFDQHWASERSLLSRPYTSVSPSLSSSSSSYSSMANGRGWPRGEPGEGGTNEDELPPADEEPHRLSEMKAEGAGAEPAAGGRLSYYPTYVPRTLKPTVPPLTPEQYEMYMYREVDTLELTRQVKEKLAKNGICQRIFGEKVLGLSQGSVSDMLSRPKPWSKLTQKGREPFIRMQLWLTDQLGQGISQQPTPSQASPAEPQPSPSPPPSPAEHDKGCQEPLTLALESSKENQQPESRSTPTLGGKTYPNSQGPVGIQEIVAMSPELDTYSITKKVKEVLTDNNLGQRLFGESILGLTQGSVSDLLSRPKPWHKLSLKGREPFVRMQLWLNDPHNVEKLRDMKKLEKKAYLKRRYGLMSAGSDSESPSARSECASPSVPPQDLSLLQIKKPRVVLAPEEKEALKKAYQLEPYPSQQTIELLSFQLNLKTNTVINWFHNYRSRMRREMLVEGAQDNDTDPEQSGGTAIPGRRAPHSPDSDAEDRKPVFAGGEHPCAAVPVKVKEEQGDTGGWSRRRDSHSPAGADEGTGPPQEERGTAPHAAAPSASSLSRQGGRAGATAGGPPAPPPPHPDSSQSSAGSSRCSLEVSPTSPSAASSPGLTGSASPGPSSAGPVSPALPPAPGPRLSTSVQRRHEKMANLNNIIHRLERAANREEALEWEF; encoded by the exons ACCCCGCTCCTGTGCTGGAGGCTGCCCGGAGCCTGGAGGAccggctgcagcagctccagcgcCTCGAGCCCACCCCGCCTCCCCTGAAGGATCTCAGCCGCCCCTGGAAAAAGCACACGGAGCTCGGCAGCACCAAAG AGCGCAGGGAGGGGACATCGCCGGCAGCCGACGGCCTCGACAGCAGAGCACCGAGCACAGAGACCTCAGTGCAGAGAAATGAGGCAGAGAAGCAAAA GGGGCTCCAGGAAGCACAGGTCACTTTGGCCTCTCggctgggggaggcagaggagaagatCAAAGTGCTCCACGCAG cGCTGAAGGCCACGCAGACAGAGCTACTGGAGCTGCGGTGTAAATACGACGAGGAAGCAGCATCCAA AGCAGACGAAGTCGCCATGATCATGACCAACCTTGAAAAAGCCAACCAG CGAGCGGAGGTGGCGCAGAGGGAAGTGGAGAGTTTGCGGGAGCAGCTGGCGGCCGTCAACAGCTCCCTCCGCCTGGCCTGCTGCTCCCCGACGGGCACTGCTGGG CAGGACAAAGTGAACTATTCCATGTGCTCAGGGTcaaggctggaggcagctctggctgccaaGGACCGGGAGATCCTGCGGCTCCTGAAGGACATCCAGCACCTCCAGAGctcactgcaggagctggaggagtcCTCTGCCAACCAGATCGCCGAGCTGGAGGGGCAGTTGGCTGCCAAGAATGAAGCTATCGAG aagctggaggagaagctgcaggCACAGGCGGACTACGAGGAGATCAAAACAGAGCTGAG CATCCTGAAGGCGATGAAGGTGGcctctgctggctgcagcctgcCCCAGGCAAGTGCCGTGGCGCGTGCCAACACACTGGccgggctgtgccagccctgccgCCGGTGCCTCCACCGCCCGTTCCCATCTCGGCTTGGCTCCTTGCAGAGCATATCGAAGGCAGAGGAGGCCCTGCTGTTGGGGAAGGAGGCTTTCTACCCCTCCCAGAAGTACCTGCTGGAGAAGCCCAGCCTGCTGGCCAACACTG AGGAGGATCACTCTGAAGATGAGTCGGGGAAGGATTCGCTGGGCATGGAGCAGCCGTACCCATCCCCCCATCATGCCCCAAGCGATGAACCCGTGtcccccactcccctcccaCCACTGCCTGGCCCTGGCGGGGCCCCCGACGGTCCCCGTACTTTTTCTCTGTCCCCCTTCCCAGGGGGTGAGCGGCTTTCGGGGGACCCCAAGGCCCCCCACTGCCCACTGCCCACGTACAAGAGCGAGAGCACTGCCGGGGgacccttcccctcctccttcttcgGGGCCAAAAGCAGCACTGTGCACCCTGTGCCTGCCACCAACGCCGCCAGCCCGCCCGGCGAGAACTCCGAGGGCAGCGCCGGCAGCTCTGCcgaggaggagcagctggacaCGGCCGAAATCGCCTTCCAGgtgaaggagcagctgctgaagcacAACATTGGGCAGCGGGTCTTCGGGCACTACGTGCTGGGGCTGTCGCAGGGCTCCGTCAGCGAGATCCTGGCGCGGCCCAAGCCCTGGCACAAGCTGACGGTGAAGGGCAAGGAGCCGTTCATCAAGATGAAGCAGTTCCTCTCCGACGAGCAGAATGTGCTGGCCCTGAGGACTATCCAGGTGCGCCAGAGAG GTAGCATCACGCCGCGGATCAGGACACCGGAGACCGGCTCCGACGACGCCATCAAAAGCATCCTGGAGCAGGCAAAGAAGGAGATCGAGTCGCAGAAGGGAG GGGAACCCAAGGCACCATCAGCATCGCAGGCAGTGGCCAACGGGGCGGGCGGCAGCAGCTCGGAGGACGCCATCAAGAGCATCCTGGAGCAGGCGCGACGGGAGATGCAGGCgcagcagcaggcactgctggacATGGAGTCGGGGGGCAGCGGGCGCCCCGCGGACCCGGCGCCTGCCGAGCGCTCCACGCTGGCCACGGTCAGCCAGAACGTCACCCCCGCCTACgtgaagcaggaggaggggagcgGGGCCAGCCCAGGCCCCCCGCAGACGCCCCTGGCCGTCCTCTCTCCTGCCGCCTTTGTCCAGAGCATCATCCGGAAGGTGAAGTCGGAGATTGGCGACGCCGGCTCCTACTTCGACCAGCACTGGGCGTCGGAGCGGAGCCTGCTCAGCCGGCCCTACACCTCTGTCTCACCTtcgctctcctcctcctcctcgaGCTACTCCAGCATGGCCAATGGCCGGGGCTGGCCGCGGGGTGAGCCCGGCGAGGGCGGCACAAATGAGGATGAGCTGCCGCCGGCGGATGAGGAGCCCCACCGGCTGTCGGAGATGAAGGCAGAGGGAGCCGGTGCGGAGCCAGCGGCTGGTGGGCGTCTCTCCTACTATCCCACGTACGTGCCACGGACCCTGAAGCCCACCGTGCCACCGCTGACACCGGAGCAGTACGAGATGTACATGTACAGGGAGGTGGACACGCTGGAGCTGACCCGGCAGGTCAAGGAGAAATTGGCCAAGAACGGCATCTGCCAGAGGATCTTCGGGGAGAAG GTGCTGGGACTGTCCCAGGGCAGTGTGAGTGACATGCTGTCACGGCCCAAGCCATGGAGCAAGCTGACACAGAAGGGTCGGGAGCCCTTCATCCGCATGCAGCTCTGGCTGACCGaccagctgggccagggcatCAGCCAGCAGCCCACACCATCCCAGG CCAGCCCGGCGGAGCCCCAGCCGTCCCCCTCGccgccccccagccctgctgagcacGACAAGGGCTGCCAAGAGCCACTCACCCTGGCCCTGGAGAGCAGCAAGGAAAACCAGCAGCCCGAGAGCCGGTCAACGCCCACGCTGGGTGGGAAGACGTACCCCAACAGCCAGGGACCCGTGGGCATCCAGGAGATCGTCGCCATGTCTCCCGAGCTGGACACCTACTCCATCACCAAGAAGGTCAAGGAGGTCTTGACAGACAACAATTTAG GCCAGCGGCTGTTTGGGGAGAGCATCCTGGGCCTGACGCAGGGCTCGGTGTCCGATCTCCTCTCCAGGCCCAAGCCGTGGCACAAGCTGAGCCTGAAGGGGAGGGAGCCCTTTGTCCGGATGCAGCTCTGGCTCAATGACCCCCACAACGTGGAGAAGCTGCGTGACATgaagaagctggagaagaaag CCTACCTGAAGCGCCGGTACGGGCTGATGAGCGCCGGCTCGGACAGCGAGTCCCCCAGCGCCCGCTCCGAGTGCGCCAGCCCCAGCGTGCCGCCACAGgacctcagcctcctccagatCAAGAAGCCACGGGTGGTGCTGGCCCCGGAGGAGAAGGAAGCCCTGAAGAAAGCCTACCAGCTGGAGCCCTACCCCTCCCAGCAGACCATCGAGCTGCTCTCCTTCCAGCTCAACCTCAAGACCAACACTGTCATCAACTGGTTCCACAACTACAG GTCACGGATGCGCCGGGAGATGCTGGTGGAGGGCGCTCAGGACAATGACACGGACCCAGAGCAGAGTGGTGGGACGGCCATCCCCGGGCGCCGGGCCCCCCACAGCCCCGACTCGGACGCCGAGGATCGTAAACCCGTGTTCGCAGGGGGTGAGcacccctgtgctgctgtgcccgtgaaggtgaaggaggagcagggggacaCAGGTGGCTGGAGCCGCCGGCGGGACTCACACAGCCCGGCCGGGGCGGACGAGGGGACCGGACCTCCCCAGGAGGAGCGGGGGACAGCCCCCCACGCCGCCGCCCCCAGCGCCAGCAGCCTCTCACGGCAGGGAGGCCGTGC